The proteins below are encoded in one region of Paeniglutamicibacter cryotolerans:
- a CDS encoding M16 family metallopeptidase produces the protein MVMIPLPLAGSGVPPASLGDTGNGAPAPIEAGDPTILHGEAGGALVRRSVLPGGVRVLTEAMPGQRSATIGFWVGVGSRDEAPGQHGSTHFLEHLLFKGTKRRTAMEIASAFDEVGGESNAATAKESTCYFARVLDSDLGLAIDVIADMVTSAVLDPHELEQERDVILEEIAMDNDDPGDVAHEKFVAAVLGDHPLGRPIGGTPEAILAVPRESVWEHYQRYYKPGELVITAAGSLDHDVVCEQIMDALRTAGWDLTEGVEPEPRRSTAPAKIEGQHTIDVFRRPVEQTNIIMGCPGIVATDERRHQMSVLNAVLGGGMSSRLFQEIREKRGLVYSTYSFSAAYSDAGYFGMYAGCSPAKTKQVIDLLADELEKLAEHGITEEELRKAIGQLCGGTVLALEDPGSRMSRLGRAELVTGVFHDIDDTLGRVKAVTCGQVQELARELVSRPRTITVVGPFDSPADFGM, from the coding sequence GTGGTAATGATTCCGCTGCCGCTTGCCGGCTCCGGTGTACCCCCGGCTTCGCTGGGGGATACAGGCAACGGTGCCCCCGCTCCCATCGAAGCCGGGGACCCCACGATCCTGCACGGGGAGGCCGGCGGCGCACTAGTACGCCGCTCGGTCCTCCCCGGCGGGGTCCGGGTGCTCACCGAGGCAATGCCCGGCCAGCGCTCGGCCACGATCGGCTTCTGGGTCGGCGTCGGTTCACGCGACGAGGCCCCGGGCCAGCATGGTTCCACCCACTTCCTTGAGCACCTGCTGTTCAAGGGCACCAAGCGGCGCACGGCCATGGAGATCGCCTCGGCGTTCGACGAGGTAGGCGGCGAATCCAACGCCGCAACGGCGAAGGAAAGCACCTGCTACTTTGCCCGCGTGCTGGATAGCGACCTGGGCCTGGCCATCGACGTCATTGCCGACATGGTCACCTCGGCAGTGCTCGATCCGCATGAACTCGAGCAGGAGCGCGACGTCATCCTCGAGGAAATCGCGATGGATAACGACGATCCGGGCGACGTCGCACACGAGAAGTTCGTCGCGGCGGTCCTGGGCGACCACCCGCTGGGACGTCCCATCGGCGGCACGCCCGAGGCCATTCTGGCCGTTCCGCGAGAGTCCGTCTGGGAGCACTACCAGCGCTACTACAAGCCCGGTGAACTGGTCATTACGGCTGCCGGCTCGCTCGATCACGACGTGGTCTGCGAACAGATCATGGATGCGCTGCGCACCGCCGGCTGGGACCTGACCGAAGGGGTAGAACCCGAACCGCGCCGCAGCACCGCACCGGCCAAGATCGAGGGACAGCACACGATCGACGTTTTCCGCCGCCCGGTGGAACAGACGAACATCATCATGGGCTGCCCCGGCATCGTCGCCACCGACGAGCGCCGCCACCAGATGAGCGTGCTCAACGCCGTACTGGGCGGGGGCATGTCTTCGCGCCTGTTCCAGGAGATCCGTGAGAAACGGGGGTTGGTCTACTCGACCTACTCCTTCTCCGCGGCCTACTCGGATGCCGGATACTTCGGCATGTACGCGGGCTGCTCACCGGCGAAGACCAAGCAGGTCATCGACCTGCTTGCGGACGAGCTGGAGAAGCTGGCCGAGCACGGCATCACGGAGGAAGAACTGCGCAAGGCCATCGGCCAATTGTGCGGCGGAACCGTGCTGGCGCTCGAGGATCCGGGATCGCGCATGTCGCGCCTGGGTCGTGCTGAACTGGTGACCGGTGTCTTCCACGACATCGATGACACGCTCGGCCGTGTCAAGGCAGTGACCTGCGGGCAGGTCCAGGAGCTGGCCCGAGAGCTGGTCTCCCGCCCGCGCACGATCACCGTCGTGGGACCGTTCGATTCACCGGCCGACTTCGGCATGTGA